The following are encoded together in the Vibrio splendidus genome:
- a CDS encoding LysR family transcriptional regulator → MVIFHALIKHEGFTSAAKSLNVSVSHISKQIALLEDSIGIKLVQRTTRSLTLTEAGEVFYQHCEQLFNTVKAAQMDMDSQRDDISGIFRIGLSQSFGTLHIIPAIDQLRQLYPQLRIEVHLFDYKVDMIEERLDLWITNNEDLPEGYIAQRLADSQFVVAASPDYLIKAGTPHVPSDLIDHNCLIYRSRERDYTSWAFDNGQENLSVKVAGDYSVDLAEAVRDAAVSGWGVAYLATYLVKEEFRTGKLIQVLPEWRASQLMPFYAVYPSRKNMPKKLSAVIEFIKDHIGSPTYWDKNLKTCVELHR, encoded by the coding sequence ATGGTGATATTTCATGCGTTAATCAAGCATGAAGGCTTTACCAGTGCAGCAAAAAGCTTGAATGTGTCGGTATCTCACATCAGTAAACAAATTGCTTTGCTCGAGGATTCGATAGGTATCAAGTTAGTGCAAAGAACCACACGCAGCCTTACGTTAACCGAAGCTGGAGAAGTGTTCTATCAGCATTGTGAGCAGCTGTTCAATACGGTGAAAGCGGCTCAAATGGACATGGATAGCCAGCGTGACGACATTTCTGGAATATTCCGTATAGGCCTGTCTCAGTCATTTGGCACACTGCATATCATTCCAGCGATTGACCAGCTTAGACAGCTTTACCCTCAGCTGAGAATTGAAGTGCATTTGTTCGATTACAAAGTGGACATGATTGAGGAGCGCTTGGATCTCTGGATCACCAACAATGAAGACCTGCCTGAAGGATACATTGCACAACGCCTAGCCGACAGCCAGTTTGTGGTAGCCGCATCACCGGATTATCTGATTAAGGCAGGGACTCCACACGTGCCATCTGATCTGATTGACCATAACTGCCTTATCTACCGCAGCCGTGAACGTGATTACACGTCATGGGCATTTGATAACGGCCAAGAAAATCTCAGTGTTAAAGTGGCGGGCGATTACTCGGTGGATTTGGCTGAAGCGGTACGAGACGCGGCAGTATCAGGTTGGGGCGTTGCTTACCTAGCGACTTACTTAGTCAAAGAAGAGTTTAGAACGGGCAAGCTCATCCAAGTTTTACCGGAATGGCGAGCAAGTCAGCTGATGCCATTTTATGCCGTGTATCCGAGCCGAAAGAACATGCCGAAGAAGCTTTCAGCAGTGATTGAGTTCATCAAAGATCATATCGGATCGCCGACTTATTGGGACAAAAACCTCAAAACCTGCGTTGAACTGCACCGCTAA
- a CDS encoding YcgL domain-containing protein: protein MLCSIYKSSKKEGTYLYIPKKDDFSQVPDALMQMFGKPSFVMVIKMDGRKLAQVNIDKVRESLNTDGFFLQVPPPPVNELELHKERKAQKKGQDEE from the coding sequence ATGCTGTGTTCTATATATAAAAGTTCAAAGAAAGAAGGAACATACCTTTATATCCCTAAGAAGGATGATTTTTCACAAGTTCCTGACGCATTGATGCAAATGTTTGGTAAACCTAGTTTTGTAATGGTAATTAAAATGGACGGTCGTAAACTGGCTCAAGTGAACATCGATAAAGTGAGAGAATCACTGAACACCGATGGTTTCTTTTTGCAGGTTCCGCCACCACCAGTTAACGAACTTGAGCTTCATAAAGAGCGTAAAGCTCAAAAAAAAGGTCAAGACGAAGAGTGA
- a CDS encoding NupC/NupG family nucleoside CNT transporter → MASLLGIITILVTAWLLSTDRKNIPLRTVSLAFLLQISFALLVLYVPMGKEVLNAATGAVSSLINYGQEGINFLFGGLTNNGFVFAINVLGIIIFFSALISGLYHIGFMPKVINLIGGALQKFLGTGRAESLSATANIFVGMIEAPLVVKPYLKHMTDSQLFAVMVCGLASVAGGTLVGYASLGVDLNYLIAAAFMSAPAGLLMAKILVPGSADEAQENIESDVEIPRATNVVEAMADGAMSGLRIAVAVGATLLAFISVIAMLNGLLGIVGGWFGVNLSFELILGYVFAPVAWLIGVPWSEAVVAGSLIGNKIVVNEFVAFIQLMDVKDALSEHSKAIVTFALCGFANISTMAILIGGLGSLVPERRSFISQYGFKAICAGVLANLMSAAIAGVVLSL, encoded by the coding sequence ATGGCTTCCCTACTTGGAATTATCACTATTTTAGTAACCGCTTGGTTACTATCTACGGACAGAAAAAATATCCCGCTAAGAACAGTCTCTTTGGCTTTCTTACTGCAAATCTCATTCGCCCTACTGGTTCTGTATGTGCCAATGGGTAAAGAAGTGCTGAATGCAGCCACTGGTGCAGTGTCTAGTTTGATCAACTACGGTCAAGAGGGGATTAACTTCCTATTTGGTGGCCTAACGAATAACGGATTTGTTTTCGCTATTAACGTTCTCGGCATCATTATCTTTTTCTCTGCATTGATTTCAGGTTTGTACCACATCGGCTTTATGCCAAAAGTGATCAACCTAATCGGCGGTGCTTTGCAAAAGTTCTTAGGTACAGGTCGTGCGGAGTCATTGTCTGCAACTGCGAATATTTTTGTTGGCATGATCGAAGCGCCATTGGTGGTTAAACCTTACTTGAAGCACATGACGGATTCACAGCTGTTTGCTGTGATGGTGTGTGGTTTGGCTTCTGTAGCTGGTGGCACGTTAGTCGGTTATGCATCGCTTGGTGTTGATTTGAACTACCTGATCGCTGCGGCATTCATGTCTGCTCCTGCTGGTCTATTGATGGCCAAGATTTTGGTACCTGGTAGCGCAGATGAGGCTCAAGAAAATATTGAGTCTGACGTTGAAATTCCACGAGCAACGAACGTCGTTGAGGCTATGGCCGATGGGGCTATGTCTGGACTTCGTATTGCCGTTGCTGTGGGCGCGACACTTCTGGCCTTTATTAGTGTGATAGCAATGCTGAATGGCTTGTTAGGTATTGTTGGTGGCTGGTTTGGCGTAAACCTAAGCTTCGAACTTATCCTAGGTTATGTGTTCGCACCTGTTGCATGGCTGATCGGTGTGCCGTGGTCTGAGGCTGTGGTTGCAGGCTCGCTGATCGGTAACAAGATCGTTGTGAACGAGTTTGTGGCTTTCATCCAGTTAATGGACGTAAAAGACGCACTGAGTGAGCACTCAAAAGCGATCGTTACTTTCGCGCTATGCGGTTTTGCAAACATCTCTACGATGGCAATTTTGATTGGCGGTTTGGGTAGCTTAGTTCCAGAGCGTCGTTCTTTCATCTCACAATACGGTTTTAAAGCGATTTGTGCGGGTGTGCTTGCCAACTTAATGAGCGCAGCGATTGCCGGCGTGGTGCTTTCTCTTTAG
- the folD gene encoding bifunctional methylenetetrahydrofolate dehydrogenase/methenyltetrahydrofolate cyclohydrolase FolD, translating into MTAQNIDGKLISQTVRSEVAARVKARTQAGLRAPGLAVVLVGEDPASQVYVGSKRKACEEVGFVSKSFDLPATATEHELLTLVDQLNEDPEIDGILVQLPLPAGIDTTHVLERITPEKDVDGFHPYNVGRLAQRMPKLRSCTPKGIITLLDRYNIDLRGKHAVVVGASNIVGRPMTLELLLAGCTTTTCHRFTKDLEGHVRQADVVVVAVGKPNFIPGAWIKKGAVVVDVGINRLESGKLVGDVEYDVAKESASFITPVPGGVGPMTVASLIENTMIACEQFHSK; encoded by the coding sequence ATGACTGCTCAAAATATTGATGGAAAGCTAATTTCTCAAACGGTTCGCTCTGAAGTAGCGGCACGTGTAAAAGCTCGTACTCAAGCTGGATTACGTGCCCCGGGCCTAGCGGTTGTTTTAGTGGGTGAAGACCCGGCATCTCAGGTTTACGTTGGCAGTAAACGCAAAGCGTGTGAAGAAGTTGGTTTCGTCTCGAAATCTTTTGATTTACCAGCAACTGCCACCGAACATGAATTGCTAACGCTAGTCGATCAACTCAACGAAGACCCAGAGATTGATGGCATTCTAGTTCAACTGCCTTTACCTGCTGGTATCGATACTACTCACGTTCTTGAGCGTATCACACCTGAAAAAGACGTTGATGGCTTCCACCCATACAACGTAGGCCGTTTGGCTCAGCGCATGCCTAAGCTGCGCTCTTGTACGCCTAAAGGCATCATCACCCTGCTTGACCGTTACAACATCGATTTACGCGGCAAGCACGCGGTTGTTGTCGGCGCATCAAACATTGTTGGTCGCCCAATGACTCTAGAACTGCTTCTAGCAGGTTGTACGACAACAACATGCCACCGCTTCACCAAAGACCTTGAAGGCCACGTACGTCAAGCAGACGTTGTTGTGGTTGCCGTTGGTAAGCCTAACTTCATTCCTGGTGCTTGGATTAAGAAAGGTGCTGTTGTGGTCGATGTTGGTATCAACCGTTTGGAATCTGGCAAGCTCGTTGGCGACGTTGAATACGATGTGGCTAAAGAGAGCGCAAGCTTCATCACACCAGTTCCGGGTGGTGTTGGTCCAATGACAGTGGCAAGCCTAATCGAAAATACTATGATCGCTTGTGAGCAATTTCACTCGAAATAG
- a CDS encoding lytic murein transglycosylase — protein MSKFSKTILAVSALLLGNSLTIGSVQAEELSFEQYVEKLKQQGREEGISEAIIDEAFDGVTFKPRAVKADKNQPEKKLTLDEYIPRAVPDWKVKQARSLYKKHYTALKRIGDEYGVQPRFIVALWGVESNFGKFTGNYSVIDALTTMAYEGRREAFFRSEAMAALKILDQGHIAPKEMKGSWAGAMGQPQFMPSSFLAYAADGSGDGKKDIWGTEEDVFASAANYLSQSGWDDKYTWGRQVHVPSTVSIEMQGRDEDKAKYLKEWSELGIKRYDDRPLPTLDEDIKAWLIMPDDETGRSYLIYNNYNVLMKWNRSYYFALAVSHLADRIKFD, from the coding sequence TTGAGTAAATTTTCGAAAACCATATTGGCTGTGTCGGCATTACTATTGGGTAATAGCCTGACCATTGGCTCAGTTCAAGCTGAAGAGCTTAGCTTTGAGCAATATGTAGAAAAACTAAAGCAACAAGGTCGTGAAGAAGGTATTTCGGAAGCGATCATTGATGAAGCTTTTGATGGTGTGACGTTTAAGCCAAGAGCGGTAAAAGCCGACAAAAACCAACCTGAAAAGAAACTGACTCTGGATGAATACATTCCACGTGCGGTTCCTGACTGGAAAGTGAAGCAGGCGAGATCACTCTATAAGAAACACTACACGGCGTTAAAGCGTATTGGTGATGAATATGGTGTTCAACCAAGATTCATTGTCGCTCTATGGGGTGTAGAGAGTAATTTTGGTAAGTTCACGGGGAATTACAGTGTTATTGATGCTCTAACAACCATGGCTTATGAAGGTCGCAGAGAAGCCTTCTTCCGTAGCGAAGCGATGGCGGCATTGAAGATACTTGATCAAGGCCATATTGCACCAAAAGAGATGAAAGGCTCTTGGGCCGGCGCGATGGGTCAACCTCAGTTTATGCCAAGCTCATTCTTAGCTTACGCCGCTGATGGCAGTGGTGATGGCAAGAAAGATATTTGGGGTACCGAAGAAGACGTGTTTGCTTCGGCGGCTAATTATCTCAGCCAATCGGGTTGGGATGACAAATATACTTGGGGGCGTCAGGTTCACGTTCCATCAACCGTGTCTATTGAGATGCAAGGTCGAGACGAAGACAAAGCGAAATACCTAAAAGAGTGGTCTGAACTTGGTATTAAGCGTTATGACGATCGCCCACTGCCTACACTTGATGAAGACATCAAAGCTTGGTTGATAATGCCGGACGATGAAACGGGTCGTTCGTACCTCATTTACAACAACTACAATGTGTTAATGAAGTGGAATCGTTCTTACTACTTTGCTTTGGCTGTCAGTCACCTAGCCGATAGAATTAAGTTTGATTAA
- a CDS encoding cation:proton antiporter: MDLSITSSLALIGLLSLTCQLLGWRLRLPAILPLLIVGLLLGPGLNILNPDAIFGDVLFPLISLGVAIILFEGALTLNFKEIRGHGRMVTHLVSFGMLITWACIVVGAYYFVDFSWPLAALFAALVVVTGPTVIVPMLRSIQPKSSLGSILRWEGIVIDPIGALFAVLVYEYIVSSADPTSHVLSALGLTLAIGLGLGIIGGYLIAKMLQGHWVPHYLRNVAVLTLMLAAFSFSNDLSEESGLLTVTIMGIWLANVKGLDLEDIIEFKETLTVLLISALFILLASRLDSGTFLSIGWGGIGLLAVVMLVARPLSVWISGIGTDLTSADKWFLSWMAPRGIVAAAVSSLFAIKLQEKQLIEGADLLVPMVFLVIIGTVVIQSLTASWWARRLGVTQEKAQGVIFFGATHFSRQFAKVLATHNINSVLADTNWESIRLARMDNLNVYFGNPASNHAENNLELDGIGRAMIVSPYRQTNPLVSMHYQDEFGENKVFELESSENKHERHQVSRDGNRSLFSEGVTYSKLNSLMAQGSQIKSTGLTEAFDLNEFNTLYPKAIPLGVINDGDFRLVTQGSDLEKLISTECQVISLLPPSAEIEGIDTPDK; the protein is encoded by the coding sequence ATGGATTTGTCGATTACTTCTTCTTTGGCGTTAATTGGACTGCTGTCCTTAACGTGTCAATTGTTAGGTTGGCGTTTGCGTCTTCCAGCCATCCTTCCTCTTCTTATTGTCGGACTACTTTTAGGTCCCGGTCTTAACATCCTTAATCCCGACGCCATTTTTGGTGATGTACTGTTCCCGTTGATTTCATTAGGGGTCGCCATCATTCTGTTTGAAGGTGCATTGACTCTTAATTTCAAAGAAATCAGAGGCCATGGCCGCATGGTGACTCACTTAGTGAGTTTCGGCATGTTGATTACATGGGCGTGCATCGTGGTGGGGGCTTATTATTTTGTCGATTTCAGTTGGCCATTGGCGGCGCTGTTTGCTGCATTAGTCGTGGTGACTGGCCCAACGGTGATTGTTCCCATGCTGCGCAGCATTCAACCCAAATCTTCGCTAGGCAGTATCTTGCGCTGGGAAGGGATAGTGATTGACCCGATTGGCGCTCTGTTTGCCGTTCTCGTTTACGAATACATTGTCTCTTCAGCCGATCCGACAAGCCATGTTCTGTCGGCATTGGGGCTGACTTTAGCCATTGGTTTGGGCTTAGGGATCATCGGTGGCTATTTGATTGCCAAGATGCTGCAAGGGCATTGGGTTCCGCACTATTTGCGTAACGTGGCGGTCCTGACATTAATGCTGGCGGCGTTCTCTTTTTCAAATGATCTGAGCGAAGAGTCCGGTTTATTAACCGTAACCATTATGGGTATTTGGCTCGCCAACGTGAAAGGCTTGGATCTCGAAGATATTATTGAGTTCAAAGAAACCCTGACTGTGTTACTCATTTCTGCGTTGTTTATTCTGTTAGCGAGCAGGCTTGATTCTGGGACTTTCCTCTCGATAGGTTGGGGCGGTATTGGCTTATTAGCGGTCGTCATGCTGGTGGCTCGTCCTCTGAGTGTGTGGATCAGCGGGATCGGCACGGATCTTACTTCAGCAGATAAATGGTTTTTGAGCTGGATGGCACCTCGCGGGATCGTTGCTGCTGCAGTCTCTTCTCTATTTGCAATCAAGCTTCAAGAGAAGCAATTAATCGAAGGGGCAGATTTACTGGTGCCAATGGTGTTCTTGGTCATTATTGGTACGGTAGTGATTCAAAGCCTAACCGCGAGTTGGTGGGCGAGAAGGCTGGGTGTGACTCAAGAGAAGGCACAAGGGGTTATTTTCTTTGGCGCGACTCATTTTTCACGTCAGTTTGCCAAAGTGCTGGCGACACACAACATCAACAGTGTGCTTGCTGATACCAACTGGGAGAGCATTCGCTTAGCGCGCATGGACAACTTGAATGTCTATTTCGGTAATCCAGCTTCGAACCATGCTGAAAATAATCTGGAATTGGATGGGATAGGGCGTGCGATGATCGTTTCACCTTACCGTCAAACCAACCCACTAGTCAGTATGCACTATCAAGATGAGTTTGGTGAAAATAAGGTGTTTGAACTTGAATCCTCAGAAAATAAACATGAAAGGCATCAGGTGAGCCGTGATGGCAATAGAAGTCTGTTTTCAGAAGGGGTTACCTATTCCAAACTTAACTCCTTGATGGCTCAAGGCAGCCAAATTAAGAGCACGGGTTTAACCGAGGCGTTTGACCTTAATGAGTTTAATACCCTGTACCCTAAAGCGATTCCACTTGGCGTGATTAATGACGGTGATTTCCGCTTAGTGACACAAGGTTCTGATTTGGAAAAACTCATATCAACGGAGTGTCAGGTCATTAGTTTATTGCCGCCTTCGGCAGAAATTGAAGGTATCGATACTCCAGATAAGTAG